Sequence from the Flavobacterium sp. J372 genome:
TATCCGGATGACGATAGTTTTATCTTTGTTTGGATAGCCCTTATTTTTTGCACTAACATTTTATGAGCTTAGTAAAACTTACTATAAAAGGCATCTCATACAGCCAGACCCAAAACGGAGCCTATGCCCTGATACTTAACGAGGTTGATGGCGAACGCAAACTACCAATAGTTATTGGCGCTTTTGAAGCCCAGTCTATTGCCATTGCCCTTGAAAAAGAGATAAAGCCGCCAAGGCCCCTTACTCATGACCTTTTCAAGAATTTTGCCGACAGGTTTGATATCGTAGTAAAGCAGGTGATTATTCACAAACTGGTTGACGGGGTTTTCTTCTCGAGCATAATTTGCGAACGTGACCGTATTGAAGAAATAATTGATGCCAGGACAAGCGATGCTATTGCACTTGCACTTCGTTTCAATGCGCCGATTTTCACCTACAAAAACATACTTGACAAAGCAGGTATCTACCTCAAAATAAGCCCGGAAACAGAAGGAGAGCATCATCCTGACGAAGTGCTTACAGAGCCTGAAACATTCGGCAGCAGCAGTACAGTTTCGGGTGAAGGTTATACACAATACAGCCTCCAGGAACTGCATGAAATGCTTGAAGGTGCGGTGCAGAATGAGGATTACGAGAAAGCCGCCAAGATTCGCGATGAAATTTCTAAAAGGGAGAGTTGATTTAGGTAAGCTGGTGATTTGGTTATTTGGTCAGTTGATGAGCTATTTAACCGTTAATAAAAATTTAAAAAATTCCCGTGAGCTTCCGTCACGGGAATTTTCATTTTACGTATTTTGCATTCAGGTTATGATTTGGCCTTTCTCCAAATTAACGAATATCGAATAAACAAAATCAACAACGAAATGAAGCAATACCATGACCTTGTAAAGCACGTAATGGAAAACGGTGTGCAAAAAGGCGACCGTACTGGTACCGGCACAAAAAGCGTTTTTGGTTACCAGATGCATTTTGACCTGAACGAAGGTTTCCCGATGGTAACCACAAAAAAGCTGCATCTTAAATCAATTATTTACGAATTGCTTTGGTTTTTAAACGGAGACACCAATATAAAATACCTCAACGAAAACGGCGTTCGCATTTGGGATGAGTGGGCTGATGAAAACGGAGACCTGGGCCCTGTGTATGGCCGCCAATGGCGTAATTGGGACAATAAAGAAATCGACCAGATTGCCGAACTTATCGAGATACTGAAGACCAACCCCAACAGCCGACGCATGCTTATCTCGGCATGGAACCCGAGTGTGCTGCCTGACACTTCAAAATCTTTCGCTGAGAACGTAGCTGAAGGCAAAGTGGCCCTCCCGCCCTGCCATGCGTTTTTTCAATTCTACGTCGCTGAAGGTAAGTTGTCATGTCAGTTGTATCAGCGGAGTGCAGATATATTTTTAGGTGTGCCTTTCAATATGGCCTCGTATGCGTTGCTGACAATGATGATTGCGCAGGTTTGCGGTTACCAGCCGGGCGATTTCATCCACACTTTTGGCGATGCACACATCTATAACAATCACATGGAACAGCTTGAACTACAGCTAAGCCGCGAACCAAGGCCATTACCTAAAATGATACTAAACCCAGATGTGAAAGATATTTTCAGTTTTAAATTTGAAGATTTCACACTTGTAGATTACGACCCGCACCCGCATATTAAGGGAGTGGTTGCTGTTTAATTCCTGCTTATGACCCTTACTCTTATAGCTGCAGTTGCGGAAAACAGTGCCCTGGGCAAAGACAATAAGATGCTTTGGCACCTGCCTGACGATTTTAAGCGTTTTAAGAAGCTTACATCAGGCCACTATATAATTATGGGCCGCAAGACGTTTGAGAGCCTGCCGGGGATGCTGCCGAACCGTACGCATGTAATCATTACACGTCAGGAAAATTATAAGGCTGAAGGCTGCATCATTGTAAACAGCCTTGACGAAGCCATTGTCGCCTGCCCACAAGCCGAAGAAGTTTTTATAATTGGCGGTGGTGAGATATACAAGCAGGCGATTGACAGGGCTGACAAAATTGAACTCACACGCGTACACGGCATAACCCCTGACGCTGATGCTTTTTTTCCTGAAATTGATTTAAGCAAATGGAAATTGACTGAAAGGGTTCACCATCCTAAAGATGAAAAGCATAAGCTTGAGTTTACTTTTGAAACTTGGATAAACAAATAATAGTATGGGTTTTGGTTTCAGCCTCGGAATGATATTCATAATTTTCCCTACAATTGTTGTATTACTAATATTACTCGCAGTAACACGAAAACCAATTTTTGGCAAAGCAATACTGGCCATAGTCATTGGTATATTCACTTTGGTAATAGCTGCATCTGTAGTAGGGTTTATCTTTTCGAAAAAGAAACTTGACGGTAGTGATTTTTACGGCACCTATGTTATCGACAGGGCTTTTTATCCCGGTAAACAAGCCGACTGGCAATACAACAGCTTCAGGTTTGAGATTAAGAAAAATGATTCTGTATACTTTTATCATACTGACGGCAATAAGATTCTCAAAGTACACAAAGGCATAGCTGAAATCAGGGATTATGGTTACGGTTCTGCGAGGATTGCCATTAAAATGAGCCGGCCCACGCATCATATAGTGGCCGATTACCCTACAATTTACAGGCGAACATGGGATCTTTATATGGTCTTACATTCAGAAAAATTTAATAATGTATTTTTTAAGAAAGGCGACTGGGAACCTATTACAGATTGATTTAGGTTTTTGTTATAATCAACTAAATCCCTTTTTAATAAAACTTCTACTATCTTTACGCCGTAAATAGCAACAATGCCTCAACAAGTTACTCCATATAAAGACAGCGGCCTGGGCAAGAAAGAGCAGGTAGCGCAAATGTTTGACACCATTTCCGGCAATTACGACGGGCTCAACCGCGTGATTTCCTTCGGTATTGATGTAAAATGGCGCAAAAAGGTGCTGGCTATGGTTTCGGCTAAAAACCCGCAAAGTGTACTTGACATTGCTACCGGAACGGGCGACCTTGCCATATTGATGTCGCAAACAGGGGCAACCGAAATAATAGGGCTCGACCTTAGCGCAGGCATGCTTGAAGTTGGCCGCAATAAAATCGCTGAAAGAAACCTTTCAAATAAAATACAAATGGTTCAGGGCGACAGCGAGAACCTGCCATTTGAAGACAACCGCTTTGATGCCATAACCGTTGCTTTCGGCGTCCGCAACTTTGAAACGCTTGAAAAAGGCCTTGCAGAAATACTGCGTGTATTAAAACCCGGCGGCATCTTTGTAATACTGGAAACGTCTGTACCTACAAAATTTCCATTCAAACAAGGGTACGCATTTTACACAAAATTCATACTCCCGGCTATTGGCCGACTGTTTTCTAAAGACAGGTCGGCTTACGCATACCTAAGCGAATCGGCATCTGTTTTCCCATATGGTGAAAAGTTAAACAATATTTTGCGCCAAGTTGGGTTTATAGATGTTAAGCACGCGCCGCAAACTATGGGTGTGGCAACAATTTATTCGGCTTCAAAATAATACTATGAAGAAATTCCTTGCAGTAATAGCTCTACTTACAAGCCTGTGCAGCCATGCACAGTTCGGCACTAATGTATTTGGCAGGGACCCGATCATCAACCTTGAAAATTTTGACAAGCAGCGGGTACACTGGGGCTATTTTTTGGGCTTCAACAGCTATGGCTTTAAGTTTGACTATATTAATCCGCAGGAGGTTGATATTATAGAAAAAGGCACAACAGGTTTTAACGTTGGGCTTGTAGGCAATCTCCGTATTTTCGAATATGTTGACTTAAGGTTTGAGCCCGGGCTTTACTACACGCAGCGTAATCTTACTTTCCCCGGATTTGACAATGCCTTTGATGCCGAGCGCCAGGTAAAATCAACCTATATACATTTCCCGTTGCTGCTTAAGTTCTCGAGCAAGCGTACAGGTAATGTGCGGCCATACCTTGTAGGCGGCCTATCCCGTACCATAAACCTTTCAAGTAACTATAACATCCTGGATGATAACATGCAGGGGCGTTTCCGTATGAAACGATGGACGAACAACTACGAGCTTGGTTTTGGTATAGACCTGTATTTTGAATACTTTAAATTTTCACCATCTATTCGTGGAGTATTTGGGCTTGATGATGAATTGATTCGTGATAACGACCCGAACAGCCCATATACCGGTAATATTCAGGGCATGACTACCAGGGCGGTACTCATCAACTTCACTTTCCACTAAAATTTCGTCTGAATTCGCTCAGTATTATTGCTGTCGCGGTCGCAACATTAAGACTTTCGGTCGCCTGTAATTCGCCAAAGCGCGGTATGGCTATCCGTTGTGAACAAAGTTTTTCAATTTCAGCAGAAATTCCATTGGCTTCATTGCCCATTACTATGATTCCATTTTCCGGCAGCCTTTCATTGTAGATATTATCGCCATCCATGAACGTTCCGAAAACAGGCAGCTTGGTATTGGCCAGGAATTCTTCAAGATTAGTATAAGCCACGTTCACCCGCGCCAGTGAGCCCATTGTAGCCATTACCACCTTTGGGTTATAAACGTCGGCACAGGCTTCACTACATATCAATTGGTTTATGCCAAACCAGTCACACAGCCTGATAATTGTCCCCAGATTACCGGGGTCGCGAACATCATCAAGCGCTATTACAAGGCCTTCGGCTTTTACCTGTCTTAATTCAGGTATCTTAAAAACTGCAAGGCATGTGTTTGGAGTAGTCAGCGCCGAAATTTTTTCAAGTTCAGGCGGGGATATAATGGTCACCCTATTTTTTTCAACATCGCTGAAAATGTTTTCAGTAGTATATAAATGGTAAAGTTCAAATTCAGAATTTAATAATTCCTGAACGGTTTTTATACCTTCAGCAAGGAATAAATTATGCTCTTTACGGTATTTTTTTTGCTGTAATCCCGTTATTAATTTTATTTGGTTTTTACTAAGCATAAAAAATGTATTTTTGAATTACTATTTGGCAATACCGTCTTGAAAAATTTCACAGCAAAAATAGCACTTATTTTATCGGCCTGCATTTTATATTCGTGTTCCCTTACTAAACGGGTTCCGGATAACCGCCATTTGCTAATGGAGAATGACGTAATGGTAAACGGTGAGAAAAAAATGAAGATGTGCTTAACGACCAGCTGTACCAACTGCCCAACAGCAATATACTTGGCTACAGGCTGAGGCTGCACCTTTATAACCTTGCCAAACCTAATGCTGACTCATCTTACAGGGCATGGCTTGACCGTAAACCGGGGGAGGCATGAGCGAATGCGAAAAATATTTAGTGAGAAACAGGTACAGCGCCTTGGCAACTCATTTGTAGTATCAGGACTGAGCAACTTCCTCAAGAAAACAGGAGAACCACCTGTGGTAATTGACATGAACCGCGTGAAAAAATCACGCAGCAGGCTCTCTGCCTACCACCATAAACGCGGTTATTTCAGGAATAAAGTAAACTTTAAAGTTGATACGCTTGATGTAAAGAAGGCTAAGGTGACCTATACAGTTGAAACCGGTAAACCGTATATTATTGACAGTATAGCCACCATAATTGAAACTCCTGCTCTAGACAGCCTCTACAATATTACAAAAGCAGAATCAATGATTCGCAAGGGTGACCAATTCGACGAGACAAACTTTACCGGCGAGCGCGAGCGTATAACCTCATACTCCAGGAATCGTGGCGCTTACACTTTCCAGCAGAATAATATTCACTATGTACTTGATACGGTAAGTGAGAAGTATGAAGCTGATGTAAAACTATATATAGATAACGAATCTATCCGTCAGGGTGATTCATCATTTACGCGGCCATTTAAGCTTTATAAAATAAGCAAGGTTAACATCTACACCAAAAACCCTACTGAAGAAAACCAGGCAATAGACAGCGTAAGCTATAATGGTTTTAACCTTTATAGTACAGGAAAGCTTAATTACCGGCCAAAGGCAATAACTGACGCTGTTTTTATTACACCCGGCAGCACATTCTCTGATTTCAGGCGGGTGCTTACATCAAGGTATCTCAGCAACCTGAGGGTTTTCAACTACCCTCAGATACAGTATGTACAGGATACCACAGATGCAAGCGGCTCCAGCCTCATTACCAATATTTACCTTAACCCGCGTAAGAAATACCGCTTCAACATTACGGCTGATTTTACACACTCCAACATTCAGGATTTCGGTATACAGGGCAGCTTGGGGCTATCAATACGTAATATATTTAAGGGTGCGGAAATACTGGAACTTTCCACTCGTGGAAACATTGGCTCCTCACGTGACCTTGCCATACAGGACAAATCATTTTTCAACGTATCAGAATATGGTGCCGATGTAAAGCTGAGCTTCCCTAGGATATTTTTCCCTATAAATACAGAGCGTGTAATCTCAAAAGAGATGATACCTTCTACACTTATGAGCCTTGGTATAAGCCGCCAGCGTAATATAGGCCTTGATAAAGAAAGTTTTACGGGCGTTCTTGGCTATAGCTGGTCGCCCCGACGCAATAACAGGGTAAATGCCAAACTTGACCTCTTCAATATACAATATGTACGAAATGTAAATTCTGACAACTATTTTAATGTTTACGAATCGTCTTATGACAGGTTAAATGATATTGCGAACGCATATGCCTCCCAGGTTAACCCTGAAGACTTCCTTCCGCAGCAGCCGGGCAACCCAAGGCGTGAGCTGGCAATACCTGAGGGCGCTACAGGGTTTATTGAAGACGTTGAACTTGGCATCATTTCAATCTCTGGAACCGACAGGGACAACCTTAACAGTATTGAAGAAAGACGTAAAAGGCTAACGCAGGACAACCTTATTTTTGCATCAAATTTTACTTATACCACTACCACCCGCACCAACCTTACCGATAATACTTTTTTTATTTTCAAATCGAAAATTGAAAGTGCCGGTAATTTTCTGGGTCTAATCTCATCACTAAGTAATGACCCGGCCAGAAGCAGCAACGGTAACAAAATGATTTTTGATGTAGAATATTCGCAATATATTAAAGGAGAGCTTGACTTTATAAAACACTTTGACCTGCGTCGCAGTAAGGTATTGGCAATGCGTGCATTCTTCGGGCTTGCAGTGCCTTACGGCAACTCAAACAATATTCCCTTTACACGCAGCTACTTCGCAGGCGGTAGCAATGATAATAGGGCATGGCAGGCATACCGCCTTGGCCCGGGGCGCAGCGGCGGGCAAAATGACTTTAACGAAGCTAACTTAAAAATGGCCTACAGTGCCGAGCTGCGCTTTAACCTGTTTGGCAAACTCAATGGCGCAATATTTGGCGACGTGGGCAACATCTGGAATGTGTTTGATAATGTAACTGACGACGACTTTACCTTCAACGGCTTTGAATCTTTCAGAGACCTGGCATTAGGAACAGGCTTTGGCTTCAGGTACGATTTCAGCTTCTTTGTGGTACGCTTTGACGTGGGCTTTAAAACCTATAACCCAGGCTTGCCTGAAAATAGCCGTTGGTTTAAGGAATACAATTTTGCCAACTCAGTTTTAAATGTGGGTATTAATTATCCTTTCTAATTTTAAAAATATTATTTTTGTAGTTCAATTTTAAAAAAATCACCAAAATGGCGCACAATATTAAGCCGGGGGTTGCAACCGGAGACCAGGTACAGGAGATATTTAAATATGCCAAAGAGAAGGGTTTTGCCCTGCCTGCGGTAAACGTTACAGGCTCAAGCACCATAAACGGTGTGCTTGAAACAGCGGCAAAACTTAAAGCTCCGGTAATCATCCAGTTCAGTAACGGCGGTGCGGCATTTAACGCGGGTAAAGGCCTTAGCAATGATGGCCAGAAAGCTGCAATACTTGGGGCTGTTGCAGGTGCAAAACACATACACACGCTTGCTGAAGCATATGGAGCGACAGTGATACTGCATACAGACCATTGCGCAAAAAACCTTTTGCCTTGGGTAGACGGGCTTATTGAAGCAAGTGAAAAACAGTTTGCCGAAACAGGCAAGCCGCTTTTCTCATCGCATATGCTTGACCTGAGCGAGGAGCCGCTTGAAGAAAATATTGAAATTTGTACCGAATACCTGAAAAGGATGAGCAAGCTGGGCATGACGCTGGAAATTGAGCTTGGTATAACAGGTGGTGAGGAAGACGGTGTTGATAACAGCGATGTTGACAGCTCAAAACTTTACACCCAACCGGAAGAAGTAGGCCAGGTGTACGAAGCGCTTAGCAAAATATCTGATAAGTTTACCGTAGCTGCGGCATTTGGTAATGTTCACGGTGTGTACAAGCCGGGCAACGTAAAGCTTACGCCGGTAATCCTGAAAAATTCCCAGGAATATGTACAGCAAAAATTCAATACAGGCCACAACCCTATTGATTTTGTTTTCCACGGTGGTTCAGGCTCAACACTTGAAGAAATAAGGGAAGCGATAAGCTACGGCGTTATCAAGATGAATATTGATACCGACCTTCAATTTGCATTTACCGAAGGTATCCGCGATTATATGACAGGAAAAATTGACTACCTCAAAACACAGATAGGCAGCCCGGACGGACCTGATTCTCCAAACAAAAAGCACTACGACCCGAGGAAATGGATACGCGAGGGTGAAGTTACTTTCAACAAAAGGCTGGAGCAGGCATTTGCCGACTTAAACAACGTTAATACTCTATAAAGTTACAATTTTGCGGTTGAAGATCATCAGGCTAAGGCAGGTATCTTCAACCGTTATTCATTTAAATAAGGAAAACTATGGCTTGGTTTAAAAGGACGGAAAAAGGGATACAGACACCAACCGAAGACAAGAAAGATGTACCTAAAGGATTATGGTATAAATCACCAACAGGAAAAATTGTAGATGCTGACGAGCTTGCAAAAAATTTCTATGTAAGCCCTGAAGACGGTTACCATGTGAGGATAGGCAGCAAAGAATATTTCGACATATTGTTTGACAATAACGAGTTTACCGAGCTGGATAAAAACATGACCAGTAAAGACCCGTTAAATTTTGTTGACACAAAAAAATACAGTGACAGGCTTAAAGATGCGATAGATAAAACAAAGCTGAAAGATGCCGTAAGGACCGCCGTAGGTAAAAGTAAGGGTAAAGACCTTGTGATAGCCTGTATGGACTTTGCTTTTATAGGCGGATCTATGGGCGCTGTGGTGGGTGAAAAGATTGCACGCGCTATAGATTATTCTATCAAAAATAAGATACCTTTCCTTATGATATCAAAGTCAGGCGGGGCAAGGATGATGGAAGCTGCTTACTCGCTTATGCAGCTGGCTAAAACATCAGCAAAACTAGCACAGCTTGCCGATGCTAAAATACCTTATATATCACTTTGTACAGACCCAACTACGGGCGGCACAACGGCATCATACGCAATGCTTGGTGATGTAAACATATCTGAGCCCGGAGCACTAATTGGGTTTGCAGGTCCGCGTGTAGTAAAAGATACTACTGGTAAAGAATTGCCGGAAGGTTTCCAGACAGCAGAGTTTGTACTTGAGCATGGGTTTCTTGATTTTATAACCCCAAGAAAAGAACTCAAAGACAAAATAAATTTATTTTTAGACCTGATACAGAATCAGCCTTTACGATAAAATATAACCCGCCATTGAGCGGGTTTTTTTTGATAATTGCACTATTCTGCTAATTATGAAAGCGTTAAAATTAATTACAGGTAGGGTTAAAGAATTATTACTTGTTATATTTACAACAAA
This genomic interval carries:
- a CDS encoding bifunctional nuclease family protein, whose translation is MSLVKLTIKGISYSQTQNGAYALILNEVDGERKLPIVIGAFEAQSIAIALEKEIKPPRPLTHDLFKNFADRFDIVVKQVIIHKLVDGVFFSSIICERDRIEEIIDARTSDAIALALRFNAPIFTYKNILDKAGIYLKISPETEGEHHPDEVLTEPETFGSSSTVSGEGYTQYSLQELHEMLEGAVQNEDYEKAAKIRDEISKRES
- a CDS encoding thymidylate synthase, whose translation is MKQYHDLVKHVMENGVQKGDRTGTGTKSVFGYQMHFDLNEGFPMVTTKKLHLKSIIYELLWFLNGDTNIKYLNENGVRIWDEWADENGDLGPVYGRQWRNWDNKEIDQIAELIEILKTNPNSRRMLISAWNPSVLPDTSKSFAENVAEGKVALPPCHAFFQFYVAEGKLSCQLYQRSADIFLGVPFNMASYALLTMMIAQVCGYQPGDFIHTFGDAHIYNNHMEQLELQLSREPRPLPKMILNPDVKDIFSFKFEDFTLVDYDPHPHIKGVVAV
- a CDS encoding dihydrofolate reductase encodes the protein MTLTLIAAVAENSALGKDNKMLWHLPDDFKRFKKLTSGHYIIMGRKTFESLPGMLPNRTHVIITRQENYKAEGCIIVNSLDEAIVACPQAEEVFIIGGGEIYKQAIDRADKIELTRVHGITPDADAFFPEIDLSKWKLTERVHHPKDEKHKLEFTFETWINK
- the ubiE gene encoding bifunctional demethylmenaquinone methyltransferase/2-methoxy-6-polyprenyl-1,4-benzoquinol methylase UbiE, whose product is MPQQVTPYKDSGLGKKEQVAQMFDTISGNYDGLNRVISFGIDVKWRKKVLAMVSAKNPQSVLDIATGTGDLAILMSQTGATEIIGLDLSAGMLEVGRNKIAERNLSNKIQMVQGDSENLPFEDNRFDAITVAFGVRNFETLEKGLAEILRVLKPGGIFVILETSVPTKFPFKQGYAFYTKFILPAIGRLFSKDRSAYAYLSESASVFPYGEKLNNILRQVGFIDVKHAPQTMGVATIYSASK
- a CDS encoding porin family protein yields the protein MKKFLAVIALLTSLCSHAQFGTNVFGRDPIINLENFDKQRVHWGYFLGFNSYGFKFDYINPQEVDIIEKGTTGFNVGLVGNLRIFEYVDLRFEPGLYYTQRNLTFPGFDNAFDAERQVKSTYIHFPLLLKFSSKRTGNVRPYLVGGLSRTINLSSNYNILDDNMQGRFRMKRWTNNYELGFGIDLYFEYFKFSPSIRGVFGLDDELIRDNDPNSPYTGNIQGMTTRAVLINFTFH
- a CDS encoding RNA methyltransferase — translated: MLSKNQIKLITGLQQKKYRKEHNLFLAEGIKTVQELLNSEFELYHLYTTENIFSDVEKNRVTIISPPELEKISALTTPNTCLAVFKIPELRQVKAEGLVIALDDVRDPGNLGTIIRLCDWFGINQLICSEACADVYNPKVVMATMGSLARVNVAYTNLEEFLANTKLPVFGTFMDGDNIYNERLPENGIIVMGNEANGISAEIEKLCSQRIAIPRFGELQATESLNVATATAIILSEFRRNFSGK
- a CDS encoding BamA/TamA family outer membrane protein, with amino-acid sequence MLTHLTGHGLTVNRGRHERMRKIFSEKQVQRLGNSFVVSGLSNFLKKTGEPPVVIDMNRVKKSRSRLSAYHHKRGYFRNKVNFKVDTLDVKKAKVTYTVETGKPYIIDSIATIIETPALDSLYNITKAESMIRKGDQFDETNFTGERERITSYSRNRGAYTFQQNNIHYVLDTVSEKYEADVKLYIDNESIRQGDSSFTRPFKLYKISKVNIYTKNPTEENQAIDSVSYNGFNLYSTGKLNYRPKAITDAVFITPGSTFSDFRRVLTSRYLSNLRVFNYPQIQYVQDTTDASGSSLITNIYLNPRKKYRFNITADFTHSNIQDFGIQGSLGLSIRNIFKGAEILELSTRGNIGSSRDLAIQDKSFFNVSEYGADVKLSFPRIFFPINTERVISKEMIPSTLMSLGISRQRNIGLDKESFTGVLGYSWSPRRNNRVNAKLDLFNIQYVRNVNSDNYFNVYESSYDRLNDIANAYASQVNPEDFLPQQPGNPRRELAIPEGATGFIEDVELGIISISGTDRDNLNSIEERRKRLTQDNLIFASNFTYTTTTRTNLTDNTFFIFKSKIESAGNFLGLISSLSNDPARSSNGNKMIFDVEYSQYIKGELDFIKHFDLRRSKVLAMRAFFGLAVPYGNSNNIPFTRSYFAGGSNDNRAWQAYRLGPGRSGGQNDFNEANLKMAYSAELRFNLFGKLNGAIFGDVGNIWNVFDNVTDDDFTFNGFESFRDLALGTGFGFRYDFSFFVVRFDVGFKTYNPGLPENSRWFKEYNFANSVLNVGINYPF
- the fbaA gene encoding class II fructose-bisphosphate aldolase codes for the protein MAHNIKPGVATGDQVQEIFKYAKEKGFALPAVNVTGSSTINGVLETAAKLKAPVIIQFSNGGAAFNAGKGLSNDGQKAAILGAVAGAKHIHTLAEAYGATVILHTDHCAKNLLPWVDGLIEASEKQFAETGKPLFSSHMLDLSEEPLEENIEICTEYLKRMSKLGMTLEIELGITGGEEDGVDNSDVDSSKLYTQPEEVGQVYEALSKISDKFTVAAAFGNVHGVYKPGNVKLTPVILKNSQEYVQQKFNTGHNPIDFVFHGGSGSTLEEIREAISYGVIKMNIDTDLQFAFTEGIRDYMTGKIDYLKTQIGSPDGPDSPNKKHYDPRKWIREGEVTFNKRLEQAFADLNNVNTL
- the accD gene encoding acetyl-CoA carboxylase, carboxyltransferase subunit beta, with translation MAWFKRTEKGIQTPTEDKKDVPKGLWYKSPTGKIVDADELAKNFYVSPEDGYHVRIGSKEYFDILFDNNEFTELDKNMTSKDPLNFVDTKKYSDRLKDAIDKTKLKDAVRTAVGKSKGKDLVIACMDFAFIGGSMGAVVGEKIARAIDYSIKNKIPFLMISKSGGARMMEAAYSLMQLAKTSAKLAQLADAKIPYISLCTDPTTGGTTASYAMLGDVNISEPGALIGFAGPRVVKDTTGKELPEGFQTAEFVLEHGFLDFITPRKELKDKINLFLDLIQNQPLR